The sequence below is a genomic window from Streptomyces sp. NBC_00582.
CGGGTGCGCACCCGCAGGGGTCGGGCGGGCGGCGCACCCGGGTGCCGAGGGGTCGTCATGACGGCAGTATGACCCCGTCGGGCCGCTCGGCCGCCGGGATGCGTTCCAGGACGCCTCCGGCGAAGACGTCGTACAGGGGCAGGGTCTCCAGGTGGACGTAGCCGATGTGACAGTCGCAGACGGCGAGCGGGCAGGGGCGGGGGCGCAGGGCGGAGCGGTAGGAGCCGTCGTAGAGGTTGCCGAGTTCCGCGCGCACGAAGTGGCAGCGGCGGACCGTGCCCTCGCCGTCGACCGAGATCACCGACTCACCGGTGCGGCAGGGCAGTCCGGCGCTGCGGTGCGGGTGGCGGCTGTAGGGGAAGAGCGGGTCGAGGGCGGTCCAGTCCTCGGCCTCGGGGTCGGTGTAGGTGTGGCCCTCGGCCGCGTTGATCCACAGGTAGACGTGCGCGGGCAGGTCGGCGCGCAGTCGGCGCGCCGCGTTCAGGTGTCCGGGCAGGCCGACGACTCCGACGCTGAAGCGGACGCCCCGGTCGGCGAGGTCGCGGCACTTGGTGAGGAAGCGGTCGTACGGGGTCTGGCCCGGGTGGTACGTGCACCACAGGGCCAGCGTCTCCGGGTCGGCGTCGGCGAGCCAGTCCGTGCGGCAGCTGAGGTTGGTCTGGACGGCGACGCGGCGGATGTGCGGGAGGTGGGACAGCTCGGTGAGGGTGCGCCGGTACCAGGAGCGGACCAGGCCCTCGCCCCACGGGGTGAACAGGAGGGAGAGCCGGTCGTCCGTCTGTGCGGTGGCCCAGGCCGCGAAGCGTGCCAACGCGGCGCGGTCGGCGCGCAGTTGGGCGGTGGAGTCGCGGCGCTTGGCGAACGGGCAGTAGGGGCAGTCGTAGTCGCAGGAGGCGAGCGGGCCCCGGTAGAGGAGGGTCAGGTCCATGGCCGGCCGGTCACTTCCGCTCGTAGGCGGCCATCGCGGCGCGTACGGCCGGGGAGAACAGCTCGGGGCCGATGGCGTCGGAGTGGGCGAGGCCCTCGGCGGTGAGCCGCACGAGCCCGGAGTCGTCCGTCAGCCAGCCCCGGTCGGCGAACCGGGCGAGCTGCGGTCCGAAGTCCTCGGTGGGATCGCTGCCGAAGCGGGCGCGGTAGTCCGCGACCCGGAGGCCCTCGGCCTGCAGCAGGGACTGCAGGAGGTGACGGCGGCGGGACTCGTCGGGGGTCATGGGGTGGCCGACCTCGGCGTGGGCGAAGTCGGCCGTGCCCACGTAGTCGTCGATGATGCCGCGGATCTCGTGCATGCCGACCGCGTAGTCGAAGGAGTAGTGCAGTCCCGCGGTGTAGGAGCGGGCTCCGCAGCCCAGGCCGATCATGCCGTCTGTCTGGCAGGCGTAGTCGTCGGCGCCCTGGGGCGGGGCGTCGGCGCGGCGGAACATCCGCATGGACTGCTGGGTGTAGCCGTGCGCGAGGAGATGGTCGCGGCCGGCCCGGTACAGGGTCAGCCGCTGCTCGTCCCAGGCCGGGTCCGGGCCGGTGCCGGCGCGGCGGTCGAGGCCCGTGAGGGGGCGGACGTAGAGCGGGTAGAGGTAGAGCTCCTCGGGGCGCCAGGCGAGGGCCGCGTCCAGGGAGTGCAGCCAGCTCGCCTCGGTCTGGCCGTCGATGCCGTAGATGAGGTCGATGTTGAGGACCGGGATGCGCGCGTCGCGGATACGGGTGAGGGCGGTCTCGACGTCGGCGCGGCGCTGCGGGCGTACGGCGGCCCGGGCCTCGGACTCGACGAAGCTCTGGACGCCCAGGCTGAGCCGGGTGGTGCCGCGCTCGGCCAGGACGGCGAGCCGGTCGGCGGTGGCCGTGGCGGGTGAGGCCTCCACGGACAGCGGGACCGCGCGCAGATCGGCGCCCATGCGGTGCTCGGCGATGTCGCAGAGCCGCTCCAGCTCGGCGGCGGTGAGGAAGGTGGGCGTGCCGCCGCCGAAGGCGGCCGTGGCGAACCGGACCTCCTCGGTGTCCCCGAGGGCGTCCCGTACGGCGGTCGCCTGACGGTCCAGGGCGTCCAGGTAGGCGCCGGTCAGACCGTCAGGGGCGCCGATGCGGGTGAAGAGGTTGCAGAAGCCGCAGCGGACCTCGCAGAACGGTATGTGGAGATAGAGGGAGAGCGCGTCCTTGGGTTCGGACGCCCACAGACGCGCGAGCGAGGGCCGGTCGTCGAGTCCGCGGTAGGCCGTCTTGTGCGGGTAGGCGTAGACGTAGTGCTGGTAGGGGCTGGTCAGCCGGGCGGTGGTCATACGGCGGCCTCGGCACGGTCGTCGGCGGGGTCCAGGAAGAAGTGGGCGTACGGCACGGTCCACACCGACTCGTGGCCGAGGCGGTGGCCGGTCCAGCCGTCGTCGCCGTAGGCGGTGCCGTGGTCGGAGCAGACGATCGCGAAGCAGCGGCGTCTGCTGCTCGCGGCGGCGAGGAGCCGGCCGATGTGCCGGTCGACGTACTCCAGGGCTGCGGCGTGGGTCTCGCGGGTGTCGCCGGCCTCGCGGGTCGCGCCGGGCAGGTGGAACCAGTTCGGCTGGTGCAGGGCGGAGACGTTCACGAAGAGGAACAGCTTCCGGTCCGGCGGGAGTTCACCGATCACGCGTTCCGCGCAGGCGACCTGGTTCTCGAAGGAGTGCGGTGAGGTGACGCCGAACTCCGGTGTCCAGTGGGCCTCGTGGAACAGTCCGGGGAGCACCGAGCCGAGCGGGCCCTGCTGGTTGAAGAAGCCCACTCCCCCGACGCACACGGTGTGGTACCCGGCCTTCGCCAGTCCGGAGACCAGGTCGGGGGTGTCGTAGACGAAGGTGCCGTCGGCGGTGGTCTCGCTGCCGGCGAAGCGCGCCGCGAACAGCCGCGGGTGCGGTCCGGGCGCGGCCGGGGTCGGCAGGAAGCCGGCGAAGATCGCCTGGTGGGACGCGTAGGTGAAGCTGCCCGGCGCGTG
It includes:
- a CDS encoding STM4011 family radical SAM protein, which produces MDLTLLYRGPLASCDYDCPYCPFAKRRDSTAQLRADRAALARFAAWATAQTDDRLSLLFTPWGEGLVRSWYRRTLTELSHLPHIRRVAVQTNLSCRTDWLADADPETLALWCTYHPGQTPYDRFLTKCRDLADRGVRFSVGVVGLPGHLNAARRLRADLPAHVYLWINAAEGHTYTDPEAEDWTALDPLFPYSRHPHRSAGLPCRTGESVISVDGEGTVRRCHFVRAELGNLYDGSYRSALRPRPCPLAVCDCHIGYVHLETLPLYDVFAGGVLERIPAAERPDGVILPS
- a CDS encoding STM4012 family radical SAM protein, yielding MTTARLTSPYQHYVYAYPHKTAYRGLDDRPSLARLWASEPKDALSLYLHIPFCEVRCGFCNLFTRIGAPDGLTGAYLDALDRQATAVRDALGDTEEVRFATAAFGGGTPTFLTAAELERLCDIAEHRMGADLRAVPLSVEASPATATADRLAVLAERGTTRLSLGVQSFVESEARAAVRPQRRADVETALTRIRDARIPVLNIDLIYGIDGQTEASWLHSLDAALAWRPEELYLYPLYVRPLTGLDRRAGTGPDPAWDEQRLTLYRAGRDHLLAHGYTQQSMRMFRRADAPPQGADDYACQTDGMIGLGCGARSYTAGLHYSFDYAVGMHEIRGIIDDYVGTADFAHAEVGHPMTPDESRRRHLLQSLLQAEGLRVADYRARFGSDPTEDFGPQLARFADRGWLTDDSGLVRLTAEGLAHSDAIGPELFSPAVRAAMAAYERK
- a CDS encoding STM4013/SEN3800 family hydrolase yields the protein MRGVVGRHDILLVTLDTLRYDVAAELAEAGRIPRLARYLPGGRWEKRHAPGSFTYASHQAIFAGFLPTPAAPGPHPRLFAARFAGSETTADGTFVYDTPDLVSGLAKAGYHTVCVGGVGFFNQQGPLGSVLPGLFHEAHWTPEFGVTSPHSFENQVACAERVIGELPPDRKLFLFVNVSALHQPNWFHLPGATREAGDTRETHAAALEYVDRHIGRLLAAASSRRRCFAIVCSDHGTAYGDDGWTGHRLGHESVWTVPYAHFFLDPADDRAEAAV